The sequence tcaGTTAAAGTCTCCGGCGCTACCAATATATCTAGTTTGAGCAAAGATACAAAGTCTGATgaagttcaaaataataaaatagtgttAGTAAAAATAAAGCAAGAAACCTCGGAAATGTTATGTGAAGAAGTAGCTGTTGAAAATCAAGTACAATTAGTGTCAGAACGTTTTATTCATTCGGAGATAGAAATAAAAGATGAAATGGCGGAAATGTATTCAACTGATACTGATTCCTTAAATGACATCATTAATAATGACTACGATGAAGTTGTGGTTAAAGACGAATATAATGAAATTGAAATGATAGAAAATGAAGAAATAAGCAATGGAGATGCTTTACTAGACGAATTGGATGTTAAGGAGGAGACAAACGAATCTGACGATCTTAAAGTTCAAGACAAGGTGGAAATTGAAACATCTGAGTAAGTAATTCttgctaatatttttatttaaagaataactcaagttgtttaaaccaattatttttaatctttcaaactatgttttttttaatactgttatatattTAAGATAGTACACTTTCAAATTCAAGCGTTAAAAAATGTTCGTGGTTGACCAtactctgaacatttttttaatctctaggattatcgaataattaaaaattctatagatGTTTGCTTCGTTGCGTAGAACaacagaagtttaatttttctacttttgttATCTGCACAATAAGGCAAAGACTAATGActatgtttacaaaattaaatttgctttttCGGGGATATATAAACAAAATCGTTatggcaattttcaaaataactaaaTATTGCTTGATTTTCTTTCCCTGTTTGGATATATATCGTCActaagaaattcaaaagatttatagaccgaatccatttcaaatcaggcaggttcttcACTTCAAGTcctagaatttttgaacaaacaaaatttttttttatgaaattaattgtttgaaaacctGTGAGTCAGAAAAAATGGTCCGTTTGTCAATCTGTGCCTGGCGATGCGATAACTTTCGAAGAATTTTTCTAATTACAATTTCCTTTCGTTTCGGGCGCCTTTCCGTGATATCTTCAATTATCTACAATTGTGTCGCGAAGTACTTTCATTGCAAATCTTCCTGCACTCGAAATCAGGGATAAAACAAACCAAGTCCCTTCACTGAACAGAAATCAAAAAGTCAAAGAAGCGCAGCCAGATATACTACCCGAAAAATCTAAGGATAGATATGAGCTGGCTTTCGCGAAATTTGACAATTGGAGAAAACtaaacaaaacagaagaatgttCGGATAATGATATAATTCTTGCATATTTCAATCAACTTGGAAAGAACCGAGCCCCATCCAGTTTGTGGACGTACTATTCCATGTTGAAATCAACTTTGTACGCCAAAGAAGGCATGCGCTTGGAGCAACATTATCAGctgcaaaaatttctgaaaaacaaaaGCAGGGGGTACGAGCCCAAGAAAGCCAAATGTTTTTCACCGACAGAAATCCTAAAATTTATAAGAGAAGCGCCAGACGATGTTTATCTGCTGAAAAAAGTAAGTCAACATAACCTCCAATAACAGAATGGCCATCaacaaacaaaattcataaatatgaatgtcacgtttaaaaatttatagcaATAATgatgaccattttttttaataaaaaaaaattattttgcgatAAAAAAGCATTACAATTGGAAGAAGTCCTAATGTAGAAAACTTTGTTtgccaaattataattttacaacttGTAAATGAGGAAGATTCTAATTTGATTGATTCTTAGTTTTGCATGATTGAAAGATTATAATGGAGCATACAAATATAATCAAAACAAACTACTTAATCAGGGTGGCCAcaagattgaatatttaaatttccctaacaattctctgacttttccctggcatttagacgaatttccctgacaggaaattatttaaaaaggcgaataaggtttcaataatgtcccaagcaaaatagtgaaacaagccaAAAAATACGCTATACATGGTAGTATAGATTAATTAAGGGCAGaaaactcagcggcgccactaacgaaaaataaaatgtcatataatgaatattttttgctattttttgttgttgttattattcacacaagaaaaaaattattttgctctaatagtttttaagaaaacaaggcggcgctagcttgccgtcCACTCAGCGGGgcaccctctacaaaaatcatgaaattttaaagaattactagATTAGATTTTTTGTGctctttttttgctttacaatgcgctatgaatcgtttttgtaaaatcaacccttttttttttaaattacctcctgtaatgaaaaaattattaagaaatgacTAGGATAGATTTCTTTGCTATTTATCTGCTTTCCAATGTGAttcgaaacacttttaaaaataaaatcttaatttaaaaagcaacCTTCTGTgctgcaaaaacttttttttttaaaagaaactagatttacagaacgggatgcatttttttcgaatgtgatttgggcaaatggttctcatagaTAAAAGATCAAAGATAAAACACGCAGATAacagccaaaatgtattttacaacatacatgTAGATCCCCAGTATCCCTATTTACAAAAGtgctttttaggattttaaaacgatttcaacttatctttaaaaatagtttcaataactatttgcaaaaattattttagtaaaagttTGCtgtcaaaacattttcaaccgtTTTGGACATTTAGATTGTTCTTtgtataaaaatggattttagtCGTTAATAAttgttgtgctggaagttgttcaaaagcattaaaagatgcaccgaaaaaggtaaattatattctttgaatatacacacatagccTGGAAAATAATTACAGGGTGTTTCTTTAAtatagaagggttaattttacaaaagcgatttatatgACATTTGAAAATAAAGGAAAAGTACACACCTTAAGAGCACGACAATCCCAAcaattaatgtatataatttttggcatcagtctgcatcagtcataattttgctccttagttatgctttaaaaataccgtgcTAATATTGTATAAGTATTTTTCATTTAgatgatttccttttttttaaatacgttgattttacaaaagtgtttatgtcacattggaaagcaaaaacattgaaaaaaatctagcctagtcatttttttaatactttttttcattacagggggtaatttttttaaataaggtttgattttacaaaagcgattcatagtcCATTTTAAAGCCGCTGACTTTTCTGACCTGATTAATGAACTAAAGGATATGTATCTAAACTGTAATaaagaaataactacaaataaaaaactaagaatcgaattatatttttaaagaatgtaaattgaaaaaatatttatattgatattcggaagtgcttccaaaatattataaaaacatataaatttccatttttcctgACAGCTACTTCATTTCCCTGACGTTTCCCTGACTTTCCAGACAAACtttattttccctgacatttctCTGACTTCCCTGACATGTAGCCACCCTGTTAATTGAACAGTAAATCTAAATAATCAAacatcaaccattttttaaagaaataacattttatgaagacaaactaaaaatttaataaagcaaCCAAATTTAATGATGAACAATAAAGTGTTGAGAATTTAAGAGAGCAATGCAGTATAATCAGAATAGAAAAACTATtcgaataaataatgaaattcaacaatgaaaaataaaattttgcttagATCGCACGCCCTACGTCGctaattaaacatttgtttggTCTAGGTGACAGCCATTTTTGGTCTGTATGGAGCGACTCGAGGATGTGAGTTAAaaagcatgaaaattcaacacgtCAAACAACAAGGTGACTTGCTCGTAGTGGATATTCCGAAAACAGAAACCGACAAGTCCCGTCGTTTCACCGTCAACGAGACGCACGCCCCCCTAGTGAAAAAGTACATAGCTTTGCGTCCTCGCGGTACGACCTCGGACAGATTCTTTTTGAATTACCAGCATGGCAAGTGCACGATTCAACCGTTGGGAGTACACAAAATCTCAGCCTGTCCATCTGTCATCGCAGAATATTTGCAACTTGACGAACCAAAAAAATACACGGGTCACGCTTATCGCAGAACATCAGCAACTTTTTTAGCCGATCCTGAGGGCGTCGAAATTTCAGAATAATGTCACGGAGGATGGAAGCCGTCCAAGGATATATCGAAAATTCACTCCAGCACAAATAGACGATGAGCGAGATGATCAGATATGAAATTACGGCACCCCGTGTAAAGACGTGCCTAACACTACTTGTAATGTAATATACTATTACCACACTTTTACTATTCACTTGCATAGTAAATTTGCATTTCCGGAATAGTAATCTTAGATTACAACACGTGCATAGTAACAATttcaatacaccaaactctcgctttcagccaCCCCGTTCTCGGCGTTCCTAGAACTCCTCGGGTTGCGTATAGAGGGTCCCAgtaccaagagtttctgctgaatattgttacaaaaataaataggcagtcgcgggcaattgtccaggagtggtcccgaaggaattaaccccccaggcggaggtgtgaaaaccgtgcagaaagctgaatggcacctgggtgaggtgtctagaacggtgactctgggataccgggtgacctctcagagtacgcagccttatccttgcatgcggggctctaaaaggatggacgaacccctttccttagcttctcgtaggaacaacaataacaacaccaaacatactattggcgagaaaattcgagtaccctgactttgacgttgaataagtatgtgaagaaaaaatggtaggttaataaaaaaaggtctcattttaaaggtgtAAATGTTTTACGTTAATGaaccgaaaagtaatattccaaacaattatttgcagcttacagatctgaaaatctgatgaaaagtaaggaaatttgatagcttgtGAAAACAgtaaactttgaagcatagttttttatagaaaaaataataggaaaaatctgaaaaaactcatggtggtacattacacATTTCTGGACAGATtgtcgtcgaaaaatttgcaaaatataaataattgttcgttttttttgtgaataaatatgcgaccgcactatcttcagttctaatgaagtgatttaaattggaggtagttagttgaactatctgtaataatttacaatttgaaagaagtatgtgcttcttgttgtcttcgtacaaattgtgatatttaaggtcagttttttacataggaaagcaagtgcgagagcccagcgtggttatttttttcaggggatcggcctcggttttcctcaacacagggaaagggtttgaaggccagagtgaggctcggagtaggtcgggctgaggaaaaccgaggacgatcccctgaaaaaacggcaccacgctgggctctcgcacttgctttcctatataaaaaactgacttcaaatatcgcaatttgtacgaagacaacataagcacatacttccttcaaattgtaaattgttacagatagttcaactaactacctacaatttaaatcacttcattatcttcattataactgaagatagtgcgctcgcatatttattaacaaaaaacgaacaattatttatatcttgtaaatttttcgacggcaatctgttcagaaatgtgtaatgtaataccatgaattttttcagattttccctattattttttcaataaaaaactatgcttcaaagttcactgtttttaaaagttatcaaatttcctcacttttcatcgtattttcagatctgtaagctacaaatatttttttgggatattacttttcggctcattaacgtacaacatttgcacctttaaaatgatacctctttcattaacctaccattttttcttcccatacttattcaacgtcaaagccagaggactcgaattttctcgccgatagtacagtaagtgcggttcaaaacaacagaatgcgcagggcttccgacaatgggtcggccaacaatgccgaccactctagagctgggggagccaatgaaaatggattcagtgcaATGGATCGGCGGTATCTCGGGACCTTTGGGTGggcggagcgactaaatcacgacttgctagagtactacgatgcgagtgtggcctctgaacggggttacatggcacgactgcatgctctgtggtgcgagaaacacccagagttatcgcacttttcgcagcaacgtctgcgaaaccattccgaactactccgaaaaaggggatatgaaagcggaacgcctactctgccacagctagaacaagccggacacagagaaagagaggcgacactaagaccaaccggaggcatccaatagaggaagagcgaagctttgtgacccggagaaacatcaacacctaggtttctctcaagcctaaagatctggctgaattggatgacgagcttcgtggacatttttccgaagaatccgccTTTGGGCTATcagttattgtgtgtataatgcagcgagagctttgatcGATGccaaccgtaaaacaaaaccaacggtttatcataagaccaaaagacgaatgcatcaacttgccataaagataggctgggcaagagagtacgcatcccgcattcactgtgtgattgactacatcacatttggcaggtattttaccgccaaggttcgaaagttcgtgcgcgaactccggacccgttatcacacacttaacaagtcaaagctgctgaccatcaggcagcatattgttgagagaatacggatactatctgacgctaagagaagtctagagcggagggagaggtgggtcagagaaaatcaataatttctctctgtcccatctcgactcttccaaggccctccatttactgtcgaccacccgcccaaaccagaggaggtcgaagtattctggagaaaagtctacgaagtgcagcatagactggacgaagactcagaaaatataaatagcttcaaggagctgtgtggtgccctcataacacctgatcaagaatgcccacccatccctaccgaggaggtgaaaaaagtattaagaggaatgaagaactattccgcaccgggaccagattgtatcaaaaccttctggtggaagaagtttccttcaacccatcagcatttggcccttattttcacctcatatttaaagtcggaagagccgattccggagtggttggtggaaggacgcacaatactcttgccaaaaaaatgcaacttagctgacccgaagaattacaggccaatcacttgtctgaacacactgtataagatattcacagctatcctaaatgataggattgtttgggcaattgaacctatgtggcaagaaatgtatgagcaacgaggctcaaagaaaggcgtagcaggatgtcgagagaacctgctcatcgatagatgtgtctgcaaagatgcagcattctaccagcgtgacctatcaatggcctggattgattatcggaaagctttcgattcgacctcccatagacttatcatctgtcttttggaaagcttaatggttcatccgcaaatcgttaggtgtatagagagattgatgccgctttggaaaaccagatttactatcttatctggaagaaattgtgtgacaactaacaaggtcacctttcatagaggtgtctttcagggcgacaccatgagcccactcctcttttgccttaaattattgccagtatctctagcacttcgccattacgacgggtacttatgcggcaaacctgcagatcgaaagtacaaggtctctcatgtattttacatggacgatcttaagatctatgctaaaaacaaggagcaactacatctagctctagggattttcgaacgatatactaaggaaattggaatggaatttaggttagacacttgcgccaaggtttatttgaagggaggaaaacttaatgccatccctgaagatcctgagctcgttgatagaagcgctatacgacacctttgcgctggagagacttatacatacctgggcgtgccacagagccgcattcaggatgtgacatctataaaggatactctccgaagcagatacaaacgtctcattcggcaaatttggtcttccgaactgtcgacgaggaacaaagtatctgcaacgaacatgcttgccgtcccggtagtactctattcatttggagtatttccatggacgaagaacgagctcagatcccttgatatcgggacaagaaaggttatgcacatggacaaaagcatgaatcttaagggcatgctcttcgtgaccacgtgaccaaactagtccccggatatgagcattttttttggtgttcactgtgtccacgcggattgagatatcgtgtttaaaatttgacagattaaataaaaagcactaaagaaagtttgtatacatcaacgtgtttatagttttaaagaaagtttatttataaatcgatgaaaaaggatattaccattcgagttatagcactatgcagataatttttggtttgatgcatttcNNNNNNNNNNNNNNNNNNNNNNNNNNNNNNNNNNNNNNNNNNNNNNNNNNNNNNNNNNNNNNNNNNNNNNNNNNNNNNNNNNNNNNNNNNNNNNNNNNNNCATcaaatttttgtatggagaatgaaatgattttcattattttcggtcctcactacgtccaaacggattgagatatcgtgttcaggatttaggaagttatacggAAAACACTAAGGAAcgtttttatatatcaaaatgttcataattacgaagaaagttttcgagtaaaatactacttgaattacaaattaaactattatcgtcgataaagtagatgcctcgattaaaaaaaatcgaggaacatcttagaatgtaatgctcgaaaattcgtccaagtcccagcttgagaaatgtgcatcttcagaaaataattaaaattttttaatggttgtatatttttgtagatttttcgtACTagtatgaaacaattccaagaataaaaataacatttcaccctgggtcgaaagacaaggcgagtccgacgctgagtcccgctggttggttcactgtcaacaatagttaccagctgatcgattcaacgtcaagaattatggaagttggttggagaactccgacgagtaaattttagcacattacTAGTGTTGCtatatttccaatttgaaatttatcttttatttttaggaccaaaaaaatttaaatcattttacaccaaaatttcatgaacgaacttagtcacttgatctcgactttatcgacgttcaaagtttctttttttctccactagatatcgctaaaaatgcccaaaaaatagtgataggttacgtgtgtgcagatgcttatttgttaatttgcaacgaaggtgcaaattttattgcttatactaatttttttcaaggtttagacgatttagtataaaattggtgtcagtgctcaatatgagcgaataaaaaaaatctaaaatgcatcataccaaaaatgatctgcaaagtgctataactcgaatggtaatatcctattccatgaatttataaataaactttctttaaaattaccaatatattgatgtatacaaacgttctttagtgctttttattttatgtgtcaaagtttaaacacgatatctcttaaaatggtcaggaatcacgaagaagtgggcaaaggagtgtttctgtacaaagcagcggaggaggctgctgagacactcggacttaacttcagtattaggggtgagcaaaatgcatcaaatcttatctatctcgagtactcactcctgaacgCCCGGATTAggaaagaacaagagaaaaactttcgtgaacaactcctcgataagaggatgcacggtatcttccacaaaaatgtggaggatcagtcaatgtcgtgtgagctaacgtttgctttccttaaatcgcccggattgaagtctggtacggagggtttcattttggcatgccaagacggtgtcatttccaccctagcataccgtcgccacatttttgagccaagacattcccgatgatagctgcagagcgtgccattCACACtccaagcatttagctcacatactatctagttgtccaactcacccgggaacgacctacattcaaaggtttaatgcggcactaagagtgttttattaacatctctgtcactcttacggcattaaccttaatatcactcctctaaacgctcctagggaaatcgagtcaattgtcgagaatgggaagtgctgaatatactggaactttatattctctacaattgtttctgttgcgcactcgaggccagacatggttcttcttgacttcgagaagcgaaccatgttcgttatcgaatttttggcgtcagttgacaaaaacatcatagccaaggaaaatgaaaagaaagagaggtatagagaccttattaAGGAGTTGTAACGAtgttacccggaatattctgttaaactaatcgtccttatcgtcAGCGCTCTTGGAGTTCCCAAGCTTTCACTCTTTAATAgcttgaaaagcatccctgcgtgtcaacaatatgctaaaacacttgcgggaaaaattcagaaggcggtagtcctgggatcactccgtgttctcaggatgcacgaaacttttgccgggtcgtcgtattgatttcgttacagactgtaaccgcctatctcacggccgtgagacgtggttgtggctgaaattttaccgcgatttcgctgggagggggtgcaatttttcagattagcacccgctctcggtgaaatcctgcggttgtccttatgacaaatttttaatatataaatatatattccaattggaaacgaggcAGACGGCCTCACTGTTTGCGTTTCGATCGACCCGAAATctgtccaaggttatttgaaggcaacccccaacACTcgactgaaagcaagagtttggtgtaattcaaTTTcccaattttatcattttcagatcaattaagtttcataattaaactatataatttttttaatgatagtaTCAACTGAATTCATTATGATTAACACAATgatcaaattaattcaattaatataaaactaatctagaatttttatttcGCACATTGAATGTTCACCAATAGCTTGCACCTTTAGCAAACATTTTGCAATCTGGTcttttgatttcaaatcatttgtaaAGATTAAGATATTATCAGGATAACTTAATTTTCTgaggagttttttttaaatcgggaaTATAGATTACTTAAAGCGCTATCTAAAAGTTGAGACAATTGACATAGAAATTAGCATTTTATGtgcattaaaaagaaagaatggattgttataaatcatacggaattttttcttctttgttttttaataaaattcatatcaaaatgttaacattttgcttaaaaaataagatattattcaattaaattaattaatattaaaaatattgtttataagtcCCACGCTTGCCGTTCGTTTgattcattctaaaaaaattgttcaaagtagtttagtGAAACCTACAATTCTAatctcaaattttgccaacttcTTAGGCAAGTAATTTAATTGTGAATGGTGCTCGACAATTTCGCcaactggtgccgaaaactggaattagaaagaataggtacaattttaaaagtgtattttaatttttgcatcaaagtgtttttatgattcttttgtgaagtataaaacaatgattgactactaaaaacaaatcttcatcaaaaataaatagttttagattGAATTTCTATCTTATACCGTGggaaagaacacatttttttagttttagagttCGACTGATTctcgtgaaaattcaacaattgggtataaagttaaactatttgatagaaaattatctattttttatatagtggaaataatttagaaacggaaaaaaataaataaaaaattaatctaataaaatttggactaacatcgCGTTCATTGTTGAaagtatttaattgtaaattgagataatttattaaagttcctcttttaggtagaaaagtaatctttttggttaaaatctaaatattttgtagaaaattc comes from Belonocnema kinseyi isolate 2016_QV_RU_SX_M_011 chromosome 5, B_treatae_v1, whole genome shotgun sequence and encodes:
- the LOC117173304 gene encoding uncharacterized protein LOC117173304 isoform X3, with product MQQNNSRSILKLVLKKDFSSIQAQGPHVNKVIENVSAAIQKIERKLCRLCAKLKPVESLFPFFGTEYEQVINKLLSFGSVKVSGATNISSLSKDTKSDEVQNNKIVLVKIKQETSEMLCEEVAVENQVQLVSERFIHSEIEIKDEMAEMYSTDTDSLNDIINNDYDEVVVKDEYNEIEMIENEEISNGDALLDELDVKEETNESDDLKVQDKVEIETSDTFIANLPALEIRDKTNQVPSLNRNQKVKEAQPDILPEKSKDRYELAFAKFDNWRKLNKTEECSDNDIILAYFNQLGKNRAPSSLWTYYSMLKSTLYAKEGMRLEQHYQLQKFLKNKSRGYEPKKAKCFSPTEILKFIREAPDDVYLLKKVTAIFGLYGATRGCELKSMKIQHVKQQGDLLVVDIPKTETDKSRRFTVNETHAPLVKKYIALRPRGTTSDRFFLNYQHGKCTIQPLGVHKISACPSVIAEYLQLDEPKKYTGHAYRRTSATFLADPEGVEISE
- the LOC117173304 gene encoding uncharacterized protein LOC117173304 isoform X1, giving the protein MQQNNSRSILKLVLKKDFSSIQAQGPHVNKVIENVSAAIQKIERKLCRLCAKLKPVESLFPFFGTEYEQVINKLLSFGLCIKKDDGLPSAICQTCSRKLWNCREIVESFIEADKRLTKLLPSVKVSGATNISSLSKDTKSDEVQNNKIVLVKIKQETSEMLCEEVAVENQVQLVSERFIHSEIEIKDEMAEMYSTDTDSLNDIINNDYDEVVVKDEYNEIEMIENEEISNGDALLDELDVKEETNESDDLKVQDKVEIETSDTFIANLPALEIRDKTNQVPSLNRNQKVKEAQPDILPEKSKDRYELAFAKFDNWRKLNKTEECSDNDIILAYFNQLGKNRAPSSLWTYYSMLKSTLYAKEGMRLEQHYQLQKFLKNKSRGYEPKKAKCFSPTEILKFIREAPDDVYLLKKVTAIFGLYGATRGCELKSMKIQHVKQQGDLLVVDIPKTETDKSRRFTVNETHAPLVKKYIALRPRGTTSDRFFLNYQHGKCTIQPLGVHKISACPSVIAEYLQLDEPKKYTGHAYRRTSATFLADPEGVEISE